In the Anomaloglossus baeobatrachus isolate aAnoBae1 unplaced genomic scaffold, aAnoBae1.hap1 Scaffold_580, whole genome shotgun sequence genome, gccggcactggcagcatgagagcggcggacgctagtaactaaggtaaatttcgggtaaccaaggaaagggcttcttggttacccgatgtttactgtagttacagcttaccgcaggctgccagaagccggctccctgctcgcttcagtttgtcgctctctcgctgtcacacacagcgatgtgtgcttcacagcgggagagcaacgtccaaaaaatgaagcaggacattcagcaacgaccggcgacctcacagcagggaccaggtcgttgctggatgtcacacatagtgacagcgacgggacgtcgctgctacgtcacagaaaatggtgacttagcagcgacgtcgttgttgtcgtcgctatgtgtgacaccacctttatagttgtactatttacatagcacatttcatgataattttttttactacccaaatgatatctcacctcccttatctccattaattttctatatgggctcatctccttcccattcaggtccttataatatcggatcctctcggtGATTTTATTCTGTTTAAGAAAATTTCTtaacaaggatggatatggacagggacaagatggccgagaggatattacacctcaccctagagatcctcttccggcttactggagaggtgagagattctgatgacgtcacattacatcattcttatctatgggaataacagatggacagaactggagaggtgaggactctggaaatgtctggagtgagatttattactgtgtttctccataaccaggattacacagtagtgaagaagacctctagtgagcgctgtcaggcccctgtgtctgaaggatggggaagacccctgagcccaatcatggggcctccacctcaccccccgatacatgaggacatcaatgaccagaagatcctagaactcgcctacaagatgattgagctgctgactggagaggtgacagtgctgggaatgctgggacattatacagtaacgctatgaagggatcggggggttacagtatcattgtatgtgtcaggttcctataaggtgtcaggacgtcaccgtctatttctccatggaggagtgggagtatttagaaggacacaaagatctgtacaaggacgtcatgatggaggttccccagcccctcacatcaccaggtaatagacaggactaaatacacacggcctataattatctgtatgtaaggaatgaattcagtccctgtatgtgtctcctccaggtctatccagtaagaggacaacaccagagagatgtccccgtcctcttctcccacaggactgtaaacaagaagatcccgatgttcctcaggatgtgtttcctccagttctatccagtaagagatatctactcatgtactttcttcactcattttgtgtttacatttttagactttctgctctggtttttttcagctgtattttctttgcttctgcttcttctgctgtttgtttctagtcccttctctatgttgttatgaaggaaactcaaaaacctgcagagggttcatgaataccaatgtatgtaaagcgctgtggaattaatagcgctatataaatgaataaaattattattaattaataccctgtttccctgaaaagacaacctacaccgaaaataagccctagcatgattttatgggatttttggagaatggttgaaatataagccctactccaaaaataagccctagttacagtcagagcCAACGTTGGGAGGAGttaaactgcgcaatttctcaggatccccactctcttagggtccccatcagttgtattctgaggttgattgtttaaggacctttgatgatttcaaagtcatgtgacatgatgtaaccaaaggtctcttaattgcaggagtgtaAATGAACTGAACAaaagacaggctggcatgcaggactggcattagtggaaagggagagcaaactgggcaatttcacaggactCCCATTCTCCtaagggccccagtgtttatatgctgattataggactgcttaaaaaCCTTTtcaacatcacgtcatgtgaccaaaggtcttaattgcaggagtataaaggtgaagaggagacaggctgatgtatgtgtgtgtgttcacgACAATTTTAATCAGCTTtgccaaaatgagcaaagctcggCCAGAACAaaggtgtgatgccaccgcttctctaattcttAACAAACTGCGGCATTCCCTATGccaaaaatctcactccagtccctgacgtaaTTTTTCAGTGTACATCGTCACAATCGTTGTCCCGGACAACCCCGTTAAATATCTGACATCTGtctgtaactattttattttcgaaaaaaaaatctctttgaaaaTTTCTGTTGTGGATCAATGTTGCAAAGAGATTTTTGCAGATtttaccaactgtcatggcggcgtcaggatctatgGAAATTATAGATTCTTGTACGTTgcatgttaacttctctgatgtctgtgagcagcgcaggagaTGCAGGCGTCAAACCATAGACTTGGGCAGGCTAACAAGAGTAAgggttactttacacgctgcaacatcgctagcatttgctagcgatgtcgagtgagattgcacccgcccccgtcgcacggccgatatgtggtgatcgctgccgtagcgaacattatcgctacggcagcgtcacacgcacatacctgctctgcgacgttgctgtgaccggcgaaccgcctcctttctggggcggttcgttcagcgtcacagcagcgtcactgaaccgccgcccaatagaaaaggaggggaggagatgagcggccgcaacatgtcgcccacttccttccttcctccttttccgttgGACGGAGgtaaaggagatgtttgtcgttccagcggcgtcacacatagcgatgtgtgctgccgcaggaacgacagacaaaatcggacctgcagcagcaccgatattatggaagtgaacgacttgtcaacgagcaacgattttgcacatttttgcgatcgttgatcgtcgctcatttgtgttacacgctgcgatgtcgctaccggtgccggatgtgcgtcactaacgacgagaccccgacgatatatcggcagcgatgtcgcagcgtgtaaagtaccccttattctctgcggggctgcttgttaatgtctttgatcccaTGCTGTAGAGGAGAAGGTATAATTTGCTCCCCTCCTGTATATACTGGCTGgattatttcattaatgccagctatagcttacctatactgctctggtcaggtgttgtgatccagacttacgggtGGTTATTGGGCACTATTACTGTGACCTGTTGTGCTATTAacacttgttgtctttttgttgctgccttcctgctcttgcttttctccttagtctttcactgtttatttctgtgagtttgcaatgtgtttcATATGTCTTAATCTGTTTCCATCATATTcctaccccttccttccctgggggattACAGATTAGATCTCATCAGCAGAATAGTAAGACACgagactccagcatctccatcttcaggggtaatccagaggttaggaatagcttagggtcaCTTAGCGTGAGAGACAGTATAGGAGCActttgtccctcattatcctgcagtcatattGTAACAACAgtacagattatttactgtagcacattccagagaacttgtgctaggaatgggagatccgaattaacgaagatgtaacagATGTCAAAATTGGCCAACAGAttaagaatacattttttcctaatttaatttctgatgttatggtttaaaaaaatacattaactttcaagatatcattaaaaaataataacattgtgtttatttttagcagatgactgtattgggagttcaaatggctctctaatatcttcagaatttataacagatgatgactgtatgacacatgatacatatgaagagcatgatgttgtcccaaatatacctccagtccttcatcGGAAAGcgatatcatctgatcttttcaaacaagaccAAAATTCCAATCATCAAAAAACTCTCACTGggaagaagtcattttcatgttcagagtgtggaaaatgttttagtgaGAAATCAGGCCTTGTtaggcatcagaaaattcacacaggggagaagccatatttatgttcagagtgtggaaaatgttttcttCAGAAATTcgaacttgtttggcatcaaagatctcacacaggggagaagccattttcatgttcagagtgtgggaaatgttttattcggaaatcaagacTTGTtatgcatcagaaaattcacacaggggagaagccattttcatgttcagagtgtgggaaaggttttagtcaTAAATCATATCTTGTTACTCATCAAAAcattcacataggggagaagccattttcatgttcggagtgtggaaaatattttattcagaaatcaaaccttatttcgcatcagaaaattcacaaaggggagaagccattttcatgttcagagtgtgggaaatgttttattcggaaatcaggacTTGTTGGGCATCAGAAagttcacaccggggagaagccattttcatgtacagaatgtgggaaatgttttattcagaaatcaaaccttatttcgcatcagaaaattcacaaaggggagaagccattttcatgttcagagtgtgggaaatgttttattcggaaatcagaacttgttgggcatcagaaagttcacaccggggagaagccattttcatgtacagaatgtgggaaatgttttattcagaaatcaaaccttgtttcgcatcagaaagttcacacaggggagaagccattttcatgttcagagtgtggtaaatgttttattcagaaattataccttgttagacatcagaaaattcacacaggggagaagccattttcatgttcagagtgtgggacatgttttattcagaaatcatcccttgttagacatcagaaaattcacacaggggagaagcccttttcatgttcagagtgtgggaaatgttttattcggaaatcatcccttgttacacatcagaaaattcacttagggagaatccattttcatgttcagagtgtgggaaatgttttaattggaaaacaGAGTACAAGTAAGGCTCAGCATTACCAATTAGCAGGTGCTCGTACGAAAAAAGTAAGGCAAATGAGAGAATTCCAGCACACTGACTACCCCAAATGAAGTAAAGAGACTTAGATTAGGCTGTGTTCatttttattgttgaaaaaaattaTTTCAAAGTGCTGTGCATGGAACTGTCCACAAAAAGTTGACGTTTCAGCCAACagcccttcgtcagactggacttatctatatataaagtgataaataaaaaaaaataaacaatcataGTACATAAGTTGTAGTAATACAAACATTTGTAAATATTTTTACAGTACAACAGTACATCTCGTCAGAAATAACAATTGGTAATGAATGAAACAAAAACGACTACAGGAATCACAATATACCTCATCTTGTACATATACGGTACATAATTTATAATATGGTAGTATTACCTGACAATAGAGAGGCAAAGCAAATTTCAAATGAAGAAAAATAGTGACCCGAGGTAGGCCTGTGTAATAGCAACAATTGGTAGTTACAAAAGTGAACAGGTGATGGTGGAAAGGAGCAGGCTGCCAGATAATAGGATAAAAGGTACAAGAAGAAATAATGAAAATGGGAATAGATGATAATGAAGTGGGCTCACCAAATGTAGATATTGCCTGTGGACCCATTAGAATGATTTCACTCCACTATGTAAATAACGGTAACATAGAGACAAAAGCCATAAAATTGTAAGGGAATAATACGTAGTATATTAGAGCTAGCACTAAAAATACTATTGTATATAACGGTAAATTCAGGGTAATAGCATGTTGCTCTAACTAGTTACAAGAGATGCAATTACTAGCATGTATGAAAAAAAATCATATCTGGGGGAAGTTATAAGTTAAAATCATTACCTGCAAAAGTACTATATGGATGTGATCATCATAACACGGATGGATAACAGTGTACTATGTGGCTGTAGTAGGGAAATGAGGAATAATACAATCGGATTAGCCAAGAGGCGActggaaaaaagaaaaagagaaaaaaaggaagaaaaaggggaaaggaaggggatatataatataataaaagtatatattttttagTACCTTATGGAATGCTCAATATATGTTGCAGAAGGAAAATTATATCATGAATAATATTCAAATCCCACCATGTGAATCTGTATGATTGTAAAAGAGCTAGGACTAAGCCAGCATGTCTCCTGTAAAATATGTTATAGCAATAAAATGTATATCCATTCACTTTTGGGAGCTAACAAGCATGGAAAAAGAATAAGGAAGAAATAGTTATGTAATACCTAATGCTGATGACACATAAGTAAGGCAAGGAAGTATCTTATATGCAAGGGTGAAGTCTGGGTCCCACTATATGGCTTCCATTAAGATAAAGAACAGAACATTAAAAAGAAGGATCACCAACAGGGATAAGATACCTGCATAGTAAACATTAGGCAGCCTGAACTTACCAGGATGAAATGGGCGAACGTGGAACTTGCCTACATGCCTCCTGCAATGTGTGAGGTTGCTTCAGTTTGTGTTTCTTTGGAAACAATGGTAGAGGAGTCCTCATCGTTCTAAGAGAGAGTGGAAAAATTAGTTTGCGACATTGATAATTCCGTAATTTTTATGACTAGGGGCCGAGAGCTGGAGCCAAAATAATTCAGTTCAGAGCACAAGTAAGGCTCAGCGTCACCGATTGGCAGGTGCTTGGAAGAAAAAAGTAAGGCAAATGAGAGAATTCCGGCACACTGACTACCACAAATGAAGTAAAGAGACTTACATTATGTTGTGTTCatttttattgttgaaaaaaaatatttcaaagtGCTGTATATGGAACTGTCCACAAAAAGTCAACGTTTTGGCCaacaggccttcgtcagactggactttatctagatataaagtgataaaaaaaaCAATCATAGAACATAAGTTGTAGTTATACAAACATGTGCAAATATTTTTACAGTACAATAGTACATCTCGTCAGAAATAACAATTGGTAATGAATGAAACAAAaacttgttgggcatcaaagatctcacaccgagGAGAAGCCAatgtcatgttcagagtgtgggaaatgttttattcagaaatcagaccttgttagacatcaaaaattCACacggggagaagtcattttcatgttcagagtgtgggaaatgttttaattggaaatcagaactttttGTGCATCAAAGACCTCACACAGTTGAGATAGCAGGGACAATTGTAATAtccacttttaaccccttcacccccggccactaaaacaccctaatgaccgggccattttttgcaattctgaccagtgtcactttgacaggttataactctggaacgcttcaacggatcctggcgattctgagattgttttttcgtgacatattgtacttcatgtcagtggtaaatttaggccgatactttttgcgtttatttgtgaaaatttagtaaattgtgcgaaaatttggaaaatttcgcaattttcaaactttgaaaatttatgcccataaatctgagagatatgtcacacaaaatagttactaaataacatttcccacttgtcaactttacatcagcgcaattttcgaaaaaaaaaaaaaatttcgttaggaagttagaagaggtcaaagttcatcagcaatttctaatttttccaacaaaatttacaaaatattttttttagggaccacatcacatttgaagtgactttgagaggccgaggtgacagaaaatacccaaaagtgaccccattctaaaaactgcacccctcacactgctcaaaaccacatccaagaagtttattaaccctttaggtgcgtcacaggaaccaaagcaatgtggaaggaaaaaatgaaaattttactttttaacacaaaaatgttactttagccataaaattttcatttttacaatggagaaaagagaaagtgcaccttacaatttattgtgcattttctcctgagtacgcagctacctcatatgtggtggaaatcaaatgtttggacacacggcagtgctcggaaggcaaggagcgccatttgaatttttgaacgcaaaattagctgcactaattagcggacgccatgtcaggtttgaagaccccctgaggtgcctaaacaatggagctcccccacaagtgaccccattttggaaactagagccctcaaatattttttctagatgtttgatgagcactttgaacacctgggagcttcatagaagtttataacgttgagccgtgaaaagaaaaaattttttttttaccacaaaactgttgcttcaactaggtagcttttttttcacaagggtatcaggaaaaaatgcaacataaaatgtattgtccattttctcctgagtacgcagatacctcatatgtggtggaaatcaaatgtttggacacacggcagtgctcggaaggcaaggagcgccatttgaatgcaaaattagctgcactcattagcggacaccatgtcaggtttgaagaccccctgaggtgcctaaagaatggagctcccccac is a window encoding:
- the LOC142284811 gene encoding uncharacterized protein LOC142284811, with the protein product MDMDRDKMAERILHLTLEILFRLTGEDYTVVKKTSSERCQAPVSEGWGRPLSPIMGPPPHPPIHEDINDQKILELAYKMIELLTGESLYVSPPGLSSKRTTPERCPRPLLPQDCKQEDPDVPQDVFPPVLSNDCIGSSNGSLISSEFITDDDCMTHDTYEEHDVVPNIPPVLHRKAISSDLFKQDQNSNHQKTLTGKKSFSCSECGKCFSEKSGLVRHQKIHTGEKPYLCSECGKCFLQKFELVWHQRSHTGEKPFSCSECGKCFIRKSRLVMHQKIHTGEKPFSCSECGKGFSHKSYLVTHQNIHIGEKPFSCSECGKYFIQKSNLISHQKIHKGEKPFSCSECGKCFIRKSGLVGHQKVHTGEKPFSCTECGKCFIQKSNLISHQKIHKGEKPFSCSECGKCFIRKSELVGHQKVHTGEKPFSCTECGKCFIQKSNLVSHQKVHTGEKPFSCSECGKCFIQKLYLVRHQKIHTGEKPFSCSECGTCFIQKSSLVRHQKIHTGEKPFSCSECGKCFIRKSSLVTHQKIHLGRIHFHVQSVGNVLIGKQSTSKAQHYQLAGARTKKVRQMREFQHTDYPK